The following proteins come from a genomic window of Rhodohalobacter sp. 614A:
- a CDS encoding SMP-30/gluconolactonase/LRE family protein encodes MKRILTEILPAALLIGFAALSCTQQQEQPDEMESNRLTWDSVQDTTDVLVSITGFSGPEAVRYDPDNDVYFVSNFNGDAAGDANGFISRVTPDGTIDSLRFMTGSEMHPLHGPRGMYISGDTLWAADAHGVHGFDTESGELLEFIDFTNLEPGFLNDVVLGADGYLYITDTGKSAVYRVEDGTPTVLVEDLPAPPNGITIDADNNLILAPWEGATMFPTLVVGDQGYAEYTNAQSGGNFDGIEFVNGRMIAASQADSSLHVFYEGENYITIHTPGRPADIGLDTQRMQVAVPYIALNRVDIWQLPTE; translated from the coding sequence ATGAAACGAATACTCACAGAAATTCTACCGGCCGCGCTTTTGATAGGTTTTGCAGCACTTTCATGCACGCAACAGCAAGAACAACCAGATGAAATGGAATCAAATCGTTTAACATGGGATTCGGTGCAGGATACAACCGATGTTTTGGTGAGTATTACTGGATTTTCCGGGCCGGAAGCCGTTCGATACGATCCGGACAATGATGTCTATTTTGTTTCCAATTTTAATGGAGATGCTGCCGGCGATGCCAACGGATTTATATCCAGGGTTACTCCAGACGGAACCATCGATTCACTGCGATTCATGACCGGATCCGAAATGCACCCCCTGCATGGTCCTCGTGGTATGTACATTTCCGGGGATACACTTTGGGCAGCTGATGCGCATGGCGTTCACGGGTTTGATACAGAATCCGGAGAGTTATTGGAATTTATAGATTTCACAAATCTCGAACCCGGCTTTCTAAATGATGTGGTTTTGGGGGCTGACGGTTATCTCTATATCACCGATACTGGGAAATCTGCTGTTTATAGAGTAGAAGACGGAACTCCCACTGTTCTGGTTGAAGATCTCCCCGCTCCTCCCAATGGAATAACGATTGATGCCGATAACAACCTGATTCTCGCCCCCTGGGAAGGAGCAACTATGTTCCCCACTCTTGTTGTGGGCGACCAAGGATATGCAGAATACACCAATGCCCAAAGCGGCGGTAATTTTGACGGAATTGAATTCGTAAACGGACGTATGATTGCAGCAAGCCAGGCAGATTCAAGCCTGCATGTGTTTTATGAAGGAGAAAATTATATAACAATCCATACTCCGGGACGACCGGCAGATATTGGTCTGGATACGCAAAGAATGCAAGTGGCTGTACCTTATATTGCCCTTAACCGGGTAGATATTTGGCAACTCCCTACGGAATGA
- a CDS encoding D-2-hydroxyacid dehydrogenase, whose amino-acid sequence MNIVFLDTKTVGDVPNLEDLKKLGDTTFYQTTSPDQTGERIKEANIVITNKVVLDRDLIVGAENLKLICVAATGMNNIDRDAAKKAEIPVKNVSGYSSNSVAQTTFAMILHLVQKVARFDEFVKSGNYAKHDIFTNQEITYSELNGKRFGIIGLGNIGSKVASIAEAFGAEVVYHSTSGRNLDQPYHHKELNDLLKTSDFVSIHAPLNEDTEGLISYPQLETMKSSAYLINTGRGGIVNEADLAKALDEDLITGAALDVFEQEPMNAENPLLTVKNKHKLVMTPHIAWSSIEARTELIAGVMENIKKFLGE is encoded by the coding sequence ATGAATATTGTATTTCTTGATACCAAAACCGTGGGCGATGTCCCAAATCTTGAAGATCTGAAGAAGCTGGGGGATACTACGTTTTACCAGACAACATCTCCGGATCAGACCGGGGAGCGAATCAAAGAGGCGAATATTGTTATTACGAATAAGGTAGTTCTGGACAGAGATTTGATAGTAGGAGCCGAAAATCTCAAGTTAATCTGCGTGGCTGCAACCGGCATGAACAACATTGACCGGGATGCCGCAAAGAAGGCAGAAATTCCGGTTAAAAATGTAAGCGGATATTCCTCCAACAGCGTGGCCCAAACTACATTTGCCATGATTCTTCATCTGGTTCAGAAAGTTGCCCGGTTCGATGAATTCGTGAAAAGCGGTAACTACGCCAAACACGATATTTTCACCAACCAGGAAATTACCTACTCCGAGCTTAACGGAAAGCGGTTTGGGATTATCGGGCTTGGAAATATCGGGAGTAAAGTTGCATCCATAGCAGAGGCGTTTGGGGCAGAAGTCGTCTATCATTCAACATCGGGAAGAAACTTGGATCAGCCCTATCATCACAAAGAGTTGAATGATCTGTTGAAAACCTCTGATTTTGTTTCCATTCATGCACCACTAAATGAAGATACAGAAGGGTTGATAAGTTATCCTCAGTTGGAAACGATGAAAAGTTCTGCTTACCTCATCAATACAGGGCGGGGTGGAATTGTGAATGAAGCCGATCTGGCAAAAGCTCTGGATGAAGATCTAATTACCGGCGCAGCACTGGATGTTTTTGAGCAGGAACCCATGAATGCCGAAAACCCGCTGTTAACGGTAAAGAATAAGCATAAGTTGGTGATGACACCCCACATTGCGTGGTCGAGTATTGAGGCGCGAACTGAATTGATTGCTGGAGTGATGGAAAATATTAAGAAGTTTTTGGGTGAATAG
- a CDS encoding methyltransferase family protein, with translation MKFLELKVPPVLVFLSFAGFIWIISNYIPDFNYDFPGQKWLGFGVFTIAVIIGLISLAQFRKAKTTVHPQKPGNASKIVTSGVYQISRNPMYLGLLLGLVGWCIYLGNLLNIFCLIGFIIYMNRFQIIPEETAMIKNFGTEFVEYKKSVRRWI, from the coding sequence ATGAAATTCCTTGAACTAAAGGTTCCACCCGTACTCGTGTTTTTATCTTTTGCTGGCTTCATCTGGATCATATCAAATTATATTCCGGATTTTAACTACGATTTTCCGGGACAGAAATGGTTGGGATTTGGGGTCTTTACCATCGCTGTGATTATTGGCTTGATCAGCCTGGCACAATTCCGGAAAGCCAAAACCACTGTTCATCCCCAAAAACCTGGAAACGCCTCTAAAATTGTAACATCAGGAGTATATCAAATCAGCCGCAATCCAATGTATCTCGGATTGCTTTTGGGTCTGGTTGGCTGGTGTATTTATCTCGGCAATCTCCTGAATATTTTCTGTCTGATTGGTTTCATCATCTACATGAACCGGTTTCAGATTATTCCGGAAGAAACAGCGATGATCAAAAATTTCGGTACTGAATTCGTAGAGTACAAGAAATCCGTTCGCAGATGGATTTAG
- a CDS encoding amidohydrolase family protein, with amino-acid sequence MKRTLFLFTLVSCFSQVLIAQTQRPPIIDIHVHTMKVNPNWASPMCPWFLSDMPGADPTQQPPGFMNLECLDPLQPAKSDEEMQAEVIKRINDWNMTIVAYGDDEVLRNWHEAAPPGRVIPAIGIDTTQSVQDFREALESGFYKVVAEFAPQYQGMSPSDPVYAPYLAVAEELNIPVGIHMGTGGNGMANITQPKYRASLGNPFLLEDLLARHSKLKIWVMHAGYPMLDEMIALMGANAYVYVDIAGMIWSYPKAEIHHYVQRLVQAGFGKRIIYGTDFMMWPRLFETSMGLIENAQYLSEEQKRDIMFNNAARFFRMEKSDFDWPEEVSSMD; translated from the coding sequence ATGAAACGAACTCTTTTCCTATTCACGTTGGTAAGTTGCTTTTCGCAAGTTCTCATCGCACAAACCCAACGTCCACCTATTATTGATATTCATGTTCATACCATGAAAGTAAATCCAAACTGGGCTTCCCCTATGTGTCCCTGGTTTTTGTCTGATATGCCCGGTGCCGACCCGACACAACAACCGCCAGGTTTTATGAATCTGGAATGTCTTGATCCGCTTCAACCCGCAAAAAGCGATGAAGAAATGCAGGCCGAAGTTATCAAACGAATTAACGATTGGAACATGACCATTGTGGCTTATGGAGATGATGAAGTTTTACGGAATTGGCATGAAGCCGCTCCTCCCGGCCGTGTGATCCCCGCTATCGGGATTGATACCACACAAAGTGTACAGGATTTCCGTGAAGCCCTCGAAAGTGGTTTTTATAAAGTTGTGGCTGAATTTGCCCCGCAGTACCAGGGGATGTCCCCCAGCGATCCTGTTTATGCTCCCTACCTGGCAGTAGCCGAGGAACTGAATATACCGGTTGGAATCCATATGGGAACCGGGGGCAACGGCATGGCTAATATTACGCAACCAAAATACCGGGCTTCACTTGGAAATCCATTTTTGCTTGAGGATCTGCTTGCTCGTCACTCCAAACTTAAAATCTGGGTGATGCACGCCGGTTACCCAATGCTTGACGAAATGATTGCCCTGATGGGAGCCAACGCTTATGTATATGTAGACATTGCCGGCATGATCTGGAGTTATCCGAAAGCCGAAATTCATCACTATGTTCAGCGACTGGTTCAGGCCGGATTTGGTAAAAGAATTATTTATGGAACGGATTTTATGATGTGGCCGAGGCTTTTTGAGACTTCTATGGGTTTGATTGAAAACGCCCAGTATCTCTCGGAAGAACAAAAAAGGGATATCATGTTTAATAATGCAGCTCGATTTTTCAGAATGGAGAAGAGCGATTTCGACTGGCCTGAAGAAGTAAGTTCGATGGATTGA
- a CDS encoding helix-turn-helix transcriptional regulator — translation MKNRLKVLRAERDWTQADLAHALDVSRQTVNAIETGKYDPSLPLAFKISRLFEKPIEEIFEDEE, via the coding sequence ATGAAAAATCGGCTGAAAGTACTACGAGCAGAAAGAGACTGGACACAGGCCGACCTGGCCCATGCACTTGATGTATCACGGCAGACAGTAAACGCGATAGAAACAGGGAAATACGATCCCAGCTTGCCTCTGGCTTTTAAAATATCGCGGCTTTTTGAGAAGCCAATTGAAGAGATTTTTGAGGATGAGGAATAA
- a CDS encoding alpha/beta hydrolase family protein, which yields MVKKIITFIVGLVCLLISSLEAQDITGGWNGVLEVMGTQVTLVFHIQETDSGYTATFDSPDQGAMGIPFNAVEYNDDKLILRAANIGAFYEGVPAADSISGIWNQGGQSFELNMYREKVEKKAYHRPQEPEKPYPYVEEEVTFENKRDSLTLAGTLTLPQTTGLFPAVILISGSGPQNRNEEVFGHKPFLVLADYLTRQGIAVLRYDDRGTAESTGNHATATSQDFASDVMSAINYLKKREDINHHEIGLIGHSEGGLIAPIVVNRTDDVAFMILLAGTGVLGKEISRMQGRTLLDVKVSDRDAYNRFIDKTIEIASSDKSTDAKKVELTQLYHNSKEVLNELLPDGIDFDTFVGQQVEGALRPWSQFFYNHDPVDELSKITIPVLSLIGSNDVQVPPDMNHPPIQKALEKAGNKDVTIKELPGLNHMFQESETGSILEYDEIEQTFSPVAIQEISSWIKARVQK from the coding sequence ATGGTAAAGAAAATAATAACATTTATTGTGGGCCTGGTATGTCTTTTGATATCAAGCCTGGAAGCCCAGGATATTACGGGCGGCTGGAACGGGGTTCTTGAAGTTATGGGAACTCAGGTAACGTTGGTCTTTCACATCCAGGAAACGGACAGTGGATATACGGCAACATTCGACAGCCCGGATCAGGGGGCAATGGGTATTCCATTTAATGCCGTGGAATATAATGACGACAAACTCATCCTCAGGGCTGCAAATATCGGAGCTTTTTATGAGGGAGTGCCTGCAGCCGATTCCATTTCAGGAATTTGGAACCAGGGAGGCCAGTCATTTGAACTCAATATGTATCGGGAAAAGGTGGAGAAGAAAGCCTATCATCGTCCACAGGAACCGGAAAAACCGTATCCCTATGTTGAAGAAGAAGTTACTTTTGAGAACAAAAGAGACTCATTGACGTTGGCAGGTACGCTCACACTTCCCCAAACAACCGGTTTATTTCCGGCGGTTATTTTGATTTCAGGCAGCGGACCACAGAACCGAAATGAAGAAGTATTTGGCCATAAACCTTTTCTTGTTTTAGCAGATTATTTGACCAGACAGGGAATCGCCGTGTTGAGATATGATGATCGTGGAACGGCGGAGTCGACTGGGAATCACGCAACCGCCACATCACAAGATTTTGCCAGTGATGTGATGAGTGCCATTAATTACCTGAAAAAAAGAGAAGACATTAATCATCACGAAATTGGATTGATCGGCCATAGCGAAGGTGGTTTAATTGCACCGATAGTAGTAAATCGAACGGATGATGTGGCATTTATGATTTTGCTTGCGGGAACCGGTGTGCTGGGAAAGGAAATTTCACGGATGCAAGGACGCACGCTTCTGGATGTTAAGGTCTCAGACCGGGATGCTTACAATCGGTTTATTGATAAAACCATAGAGATTGCATCATCCGATAAATCTACGGATGCAAAAAAAGTAGAGCTGACTCAGCTCTACCACAATTCAAAAGAGGTGCTGAACGAACTGCTTCCGGACGGCATAGATTTTGATACTTTTGTCGGGCAACAGGTTGAAGGGGCTTTAAGGCCATGGAGCCAGTTTTTCTACAATCATGATCCGGTTGATGAACTCAGTAAAATAACTATCCCCGTTCTTTCTTTGATTGGTTCGAATGATGTACAGGTTCCACCGGATATGAATCATCCGCCAATCCAAAAAGCGCTAGAGAAAGCCGGCAATAAGGATGTTACAATCAAAGAATTGCCGGGACTCAACCATATGTTCCAGGAAAGTGAAACGGGTTCGATATTGGAATACGACGAAATTGAGCAGACATTTTCCCCGGTTGCTATTCAAGAAATTTCTTCCTGGATAAAGGCCCGCGTTCAGAAGTAG
- a CDS encoding GNAT family N-acetyltransferase, producing MELRFASKKDVPDIAELMKELGYPTDTESIKNRLDNIKQRNGRVIVAVDESGEVTGCVHAFVDLRLAEGEIGEIVSLVVKKEFRGKGIGTRLLNNAKLWIQQSGCEKIRIRANAVRKEAHQFYKEQGFEEIKSQKIFQINHSS from the coding sequence ATGGAACTAAGATTTGCCTCAAAAAAAGATGTGCCCGATATCGCTGAACTGATGAAGGAATTAGGCTATCCGACTGATACTGAATCTATAAAAAACCGATTGGATAACATCAAACAACGTAACGGCCGGGTAATTGTGGCTGTTGATGAAAGCGGCGAAGTAACAGGGTGTGTACATGCCTTTGTCGATTTGAGATTAGCTGAAGGTGAGATCGGAGAAATTGTCAGTTTGGTTGTTAAAAAAGAGTTTCGTGGTAAGGGAATTGGAACCAGATTACTCAACAACGCAAAGCTGTGGATACAGCAATCTGGTTGCGAGAAAATCAGAATTCGGGCAAATGCCGTTCGTAAAGAAGCTCATCAATTTTATAAAGAACAGGGCTTTGAGGAGATAAAATCTCAGAAAATCTTTCAAATCAATCATTCTTCATGA
- a CDS encoding alpha/beta hydrolase produces the protein MFWCSFAEVKGQAPVTLQDTETHLLYSEKLQQYYLIDVFLPNGYQPKVSEFQFPKYPVIYVLNSRPNAVMAAMLRHVSEMSREIIIGIDFADKDGNPTDSFAAYTRDLTPTQDDDWPQGSGGHAEDFLYFIDNKVKPFINETYNVNKYNQTLVGHSFGGLFGLYVLFNHSDSFNRYVIASPSIWWDDAVIFESEENYFNMNSNLAKKVFLSVGSREFADGPQGMINNTNKMFEKLKSRNYSDLNVGFEIFEDETHESVVGISIQKGIETVFQ, from the coding sequence ATGTTTTGGTGCAGCTTTGCCGAAGTAAAGGGGCAGGCACCGGTCACATTGCAAGACACTGAAACTCATTTGTTGTATTCTGAAAAACTCCAGCAGTATTATTTGATTGATGTTTTCTTACCTAATGGATATCAACCCAAAGTAAGTGAGTTTCAGTTTCCAAAATATCCGGTGATCTATGTTCTGAATAGCCGGCCGAATGCAGTGATGGCTGCGATGTTACGGCATGTTTCTGAAATGTCGAGAGAAATCATCATCGGGATTGATTTTGCTGATAAAGACGGAAATCCGACTGATTCATTTGCAGCTTATACCCGTGACCTTACTCCGACCCAGGATGATGATTGGCCGCAGGGGTCTGGTGGCCATGCCGAAGATTTTCTTTATTTTATCGACAATAAAGTGAAACCATTCATCAATGAAACCTACAACGTGAATAAATACAATCAGACGTTGGTGGGACACTCTTTCGGCGGCCTTTTCGGTTTGTACGTTTTGTTCAATCATAGTGATTCTTTCAACAGGTATGTCATTGCCAGTCCATCCATCTGGTGGGACGATGCCGTTATTTTTGAGTCTGAAGAAAACTATTTTAACATGAATTCAAATCTGGCAAAGAAAGTATTTCTTTCCGTGGGTTCCAGGGAATTTGCAGACGGCCCCCAGGGAATGATTAACAATACCAACAAAATGTTTGAGAAGCTGAAAAGCAGGAATTACTCGGATCTGAATGTAGGGTTTGAAATTTTCGAAGATGAAACGCACGAGTCGGTAGTAGGAATATCCATCCAAAAAGGAATTGAAACTGTATTTCAATAA